Below is a window of Lentimicrobium sp. L6 DNA.
CAATAAGTGATATTGTATAAAATATCAGCAGTAAACTGAAATAATATTTTAGCCTCATTATTCGTCTTCGTTGTGCTGAGTGATGAGAAGTCTTTTATTTATTTCAAAAGCCACCAAATTACCAAATCCGGGTTTTTGACTCAAAAAAACTCCATTATCCAAATCTATAAATTCTTGTTTTTCTTGATTGATACAATGATGAATGTATTCCAAATCCACCGGAGTATGTCCATGAATCAACTGTCTATTTCCAATTTTTGAAGAATCAATATTGAATTCTTTAAGCCATAACATGGCATGTTTATCTTGAAATACATTTTGAAGATTAAAATTCAATCCAGCATGAACAATAACACAATCATTCATTTCCAAATAATATTTCAAATTACGCATCCATTCAATATATTTCTGGGGGATATTAATAATAGAACGGGTTGCAAATGATTTCATGGTGTCCTTACCGCCAAACTCGTACCACTCCTTTTTTATTTTATTAGGCTTTAGTTTTTGCAAAAACCCACTATTCTCCAAAGCATAATCGTAATTTCTAAGAAAATACTCCTCATGATTTCCCATCAAGGGAGTCACATGGTAACCATTATTCTGAAGGTTTAAAATCTCGTCAATCACCCCTTTTGAATCGGGGCCACGATCAATATAATCACCTAAAAAGATTAAATGGTCTTCTTTAGAAGGACGAATTTGAGCCAGTAAGGACTTCAAAGTCTTTACATAACCATGTATATCGGGTATTACCCAGCGCTTTTGCTCCATGCCAATAATTTGTACGGGCTAAAATACAAAAATACTTTACTTTTGCTTTTATGTATTTAGTTAAAACTCCTATTCTCATCTCCAAATTAATGAGTAAATCATTGATATGGAAGATTCCTACAAATGAAAAAAAAATCTATTTAACTTTTGATGATGGGCCCATCCCAAATCTCACCATGGAAATTTTAGCAATTCTCGCGGATTACCAAGCCAAAGCCACTTTCTTTTGTGTGGGTGAAAATGCCAAGAATTATCCAGAATTAATACATAGAATACAAAAAGATGGCCATTTAATAGGTAATCATTCTCATAATCATCTCAGCGGGTGGAAAACCCCAGCGAAGGATTATATTAACAATGTAAAAAAAGCTTCAGAATATATTGATTCCTATTTATTTCGCCCACCCTATGGACAAATCAATTATCAACAAATCAAACATTTAAAAGATGATTACCGAATCATCATGTGGAATATTCTAAGTGGAGATTTCGACAAGCAACTGAGTAATGAGCAATGCTTATTTAATGTACTACAAAGCAAAGCTGGTGACATTGTCGTTTTTCATGATAATGAGAAATCGAGAGAGAAAGTTTTAGATGTTTTACCTCAATATTTGGCCCATTTCACCAAATTAGGATATGAATTTTGTTCGCTAACACCGCTTTTGAAAACTAAAAAATGATTAAAATAAGGACTTCATAAGAAATGATGTTTATTTTTGCTTCAGAAAAAAATGATTTGATTTGAGATTTCTAAAAAAATACCAGCTACTGGTCTTCTTGCTTCTCGCAATGAGCCTGCAATATTGTGCTTCTCCAGGCCCCCTTGGAGGAGGGCCAAAAGATGAAGAGCCACCTGTGTTTTTAGGTAGCGATCCCGTAAAATATAGTCGCAATACCCGCCCGCGAAAAATCCAATTGCAGTTCGACGAGTTTTTAGTTTTAAAGGATCTACAACAAAATTTGATTATTTCACCTCCTTTAAATGAAGATCCTGATATAAAACTGAAAGGGAAAAAAGTGGTCATCAAAAATGATAAAGACCTTATCCTTGGAGAAAACACTACCTATACCTATTATTTTGGTGATGCCATATGCGATTTGCACGAGGACAATCCCATTGAAAATTTTGAATATGTTTTTAGTACAGGTCCATCATTGGATAGCTTAAGCATTAGAGGAAAAATTTTACAATCAGAATATCTCACTCCTGAGGAGTCTGTTTATGTTTGTTTGTATAAAAAAGGAATGAACGATACCATTCCATTTGA
It encodes the following:
- a CDS encoding metallophosphoesterase family protein — protein: MEQKRWVIPDIHGYVKTLKSLLAQIRPSKEDHLIFLGDYIDRGPDSKGVIDEILNLQNNGYHVTPLMGNHEEYFLRNYDYALENSGFLQKLKPNKIKKEWYEFGGKDTMKSFATRSIINIPQKYIEWMRNLKYYLEMNDCVIVHAGLNFNLQNVFQDKHAMLWLKEFNIDSSKIGNRQLIHGHTPVDLEYIHHCINQEKQEFIDLDNGVFLSQKPGFGNLVAFEINKRLLITQHNEDE
- a CDS encoding polysaccharide deacetylase family protein; this translates as MYLVKTPILISKLMSKSLIWKIPTNEKKIYLTFDDGPIPNLTMEILAILADYQAKATFFCVGENAKNYPELIHRIQKDGHLIGNHSHNHLSGWKTPAKDYINNVKKASEYIDSYLFRPPYGQINYQQIKHLKDDYRIIMWNILSGDFDKQLSNEQCLFNVLQSKAGDIVVFHDNEKSREKVLDVLPQYLAHFTKLGYEFCSLTPLLKTKK